One genomic segment of Rhodothermales bacterium includes these proteins:
- a CDS encoding RES family NAD+ phosphorylase produces MSRISVWRIVDRRYAVSAFDGVGAEITGGRFNSRGTKVVYTSDSLSLALLETLVRVNKRERLRNQVCIRAEFDSRHVTVVDIADLPEDWDSIPPVSATRHVGDAWIESGVSLVLRVPSVVIPQQSNYLINPSHRSMSRLKVFDPIRVPIDERLDGLL; encoded by the coding sequence TTGTCACGCATTTCCGTTTGGCGAATTGTAGACCGCCGCTACGCTGTGTCCGCGTTCGACGGAGTAGGGGCCGAGATCACCGGCGGCCGATTCAACAGTCGCGGCACGAAGGTGGTCTACACGTCCGACTCCCTTTCGCTCGCGCTGCTCGAGACGCTGGTCCGAGTGAACAAGCGGGAGCGTCTCCGGAATCAGGTCTGCATCCGTGCTGAGTTTGATTCGAGGCACGTGACGGTCGTAGATATTGCGGATTTGCCGGAGGATTGGGATTCGATACCTCCGGTCTCGGCGACTCGGCACGTCGGCGATGCGTGGATCGAGAGCGGCGTGTCACTCGTACTGCGAGTCCCGTCCGTCGTGATCCCGCAACAGTCGAATTACCTGATCAACCCGAGCCATCGGTCGATGTCGAGGCTCAAGGTTTTTGATCCGATCCGCGTCCCGATTGACGAGCGACTGGACGGTCTTCTGG